In the genome of Carya illinoinensis cultivar Pawnee chromosome 13, C.illinoinensisPawnee_v1, whole genome shotgun sequence, the window tgatagctcgtctggttctttatgctatctctataaaatcagttttaaagttaatccaatccgcatcaagttttcttctcatctctataactcatctgtattccttcaacattctcattttaaaccttctattattttctcaatggctcattcttctaacatttctctagatccatccataaGGCATTCTGCaactcaacctcctgtcctttctgcagctgccattggtgccatgttgcagcaagaaaataataatctgactaataagtcagattctgatgctatctatgacttggtgagtcttgggactcgctactcttcctctattgttacttttttccaacggctacaagccaaaaatcatgaagttgaaaagttcaaagaacaaattgttgtacttcaacgaattgttcaaaagtctcacacaagggaatgaatcattcggcagaagaataaacagttgaaatctttattagattcttcattcctcTTTCCGGTtctcatggataagaatgacatgatattatatgaagagaatgagcgtctcaaatatgaggctaagaatctcaagtttatgtaaaagtatttaaaaaatttatctctatttttattgactctggtctattttttaaaagatattcataacatgcatcatacctatttctcttctaatcatacataatctatcttctgataaaggttttgtaaaaatatctactaactaatcgtgtgtgtttgtgaactctagtactatattacctttctgcacatgatctcgaagaaaatgatatctgatttcaatatgcttagttctagaatgttgtattgagttctttgaaagatttatagcacttgtattatcacatttgattggaatgtgattatacatgagtttaaaatcttcaagttattacttcatgtagagaacttgagcacaacaactacccgcagcaacatattctgcctcagcagtagatagtgcatcagaattttattttttactaaaccaggaaactagtgcttgagctaagaaatgacatgctccaatagtactttttcgatctattttacagccagcataatctgcatctatgtagctgattagatcgaaagatgtgtgcttagggtaccataactctaagttaattgtaccactaagatatttaagaatgcgcttaactgcaattaaatatgattcttttggagatgattgaaagcgtgcacataagcacacactaaacataatatctggtttactggctgttaaatataataagctatcaatcatacctcgatatatcttcgagtcaactagcttaccggattcatctttatcaagttagttgatgggctcattggtgttccaatttccttagcattttccatctcaaactttttcagtaatttcttaatatattttgattgattgatgaatgtcccactttttacttgcttaattttcaatccgagaaagaatgtaagttctcccatcatgctcatctcaaattcttcctgcatggtcttagcaaaaacttgacacatattttcattagtagcaccgaatattatatcatcaacataaatttgaatcaaaagaataccatcattttcatatttaatgaaaagagttgtgtcgatttttcctcttgaaaaacctttttcaatcaagaaaccactgagtctctcgtaccaagctctaggagcttgtttaagtccatatagtgcttttgtgaatttgaaaacatgatttagggaaatatgattttcaaaacctggaggttgctcaacatatacctattcatttataaaaccatttaagaaaacacttttaacatccatttgaaaaagtttgaaatttttataacaagcatatgcaagtagcattcgaatagtttctaatcttgcgactggtgcatatgtctcatcataatctattccttcttcttgattaaaaccttgggctacaagtcgagccttatttctagtaatgactccgaattcatcttttttgtttctaaaaatccattttgttctaataatagtataatttttgggtctaggaacaagtttccaaacatcatttctttcaaattgattcaattcttcttgcataactagaatccaatatttatcaagaagtgcgtcatcaatatttttgggttcaatttaagatagaaaagtagtatgattacaaatatttctaagagatgatcgagtacttatacctcgtgaaggttctcccaaaatttgttccactggatgatctttcataaatttccactgtttggttgcatcttgtattaaattttgataatctttcctgatggttccatgttgaacttcctctattattttctctttgttgagattgagactttccgtgttatttatacctcctatttcttcatcaatagatttcttggagaattGAGAATTAGAttaatcaaatactacatgcataaattcttgtacagtcaaagtctttttattgaatactctataagatttactattagtagaatacccgagaaagataccttcatcagattttgcatcaaacttgcctaaattattcctgtcattcaaaataaaacatttgcatccaaatacatgaaagtaacaaatgttggactttttctcattccaaagctcatagagggttttatctaacttagaccttagcataactctatttataacataacatgcagtacttatcgcttcggcccaaaaataactaagcaagttgttctcattgagcattgttcttgccatctcttgaagagatctatttttcctttctactACCCCAtgttgttgaggagttcgaggagcagaaaaattatgcacaaaatcattttcatcacaaaaagtttcaatatttttattaacaaactcttttctcctatcacttcggatacttgaaatagtataacctttttcattttgaattctcttgcataacttggtaaagggattatgtgcctcatctttataagtaagaaagatgacccaaatatatctagagaaatcatcaacaataacaaatgcataatattttccttctagacttgcaactctatttggtccaaaaagattcatgtgtatcagttgtaatggtctagtagtgaaaatatatttattagttttaaaagaagtttttatttgtttaccaaattggcatacatcacaaattttgtctttaagaaaatttatttttggtaaacctctcacaagatcatattttgaaagtttggaaataagttccatgttggcatgacctaattttctatgccatagccaactagtttcattttgagctgaaaagcaaatagcatcttgtgaggtaatttcttcaaaatcgattgtataaacaatattatttctaaaagcaataaaacaaatattacaatcatgatcattcaaaataatgcatttatccattttgaaagtaactgtaaatcctttatcacataattgacttatgctcaaaagattatgttttagaccttcaacaagtagaacatcttcaattatgagagaagattcattaccaattttacctattcccacgatcttccatttcgagttgtctccaaatgtcacttgtccttcttctttaaatctaagatcaaagaacttagccttgtctcccgtcatgtgtcttgaacatccactatctaaaaaccacttatttttgcttgtggatgacttcatgcatacctataaaaataattaaaatgatttttcttggtacccaagttctttgggtcttttatttattagtattagaagaaataagattaaaatattataaaattaaaatattattaaaatataattttttttttacaattttaaaaaaatagtatgttgaacccaaggtttcaaattttgtataattatatatctacacatagattttgatgataacaaatgaattcaaagaataaaggagtttcaaactcaagttgtctacacattaatggaatcaagcacatcaagaaaacaagcatgagcaagaagggaataactTTACTTTAAAgccatagagtaatgttgtaaatctcttaaaaattagaaattaggattaagactcaaaattaatattttatcataaagcattaaaatacattttccacatgtgcatgaatattttgaaaattttgaaagatgattgattgtcatttttcacatgtgcataccttgattaaagggttgaattttgaaaatattaaagatgattgattgtcatcttttatatgtgcatgttttatttgaatatttttaaaagtgattgatactttttttgacttatgcaaaaggtatatgattttgtttgaaatatttgaaaagtaaagtgtgctccttttgtcatatgcaaaaagtaaaatattaggtttgaattttttgaaaagtaaagtgtgctccttttgtcatatgttaaaagtaaaatattaggtttggagtttttgaaaaatgaatgatgttgtctttgacaattgaaaaagaagaacattttatttgaattttttgaaaaagtgaatgatattgtttttgacatgtgaatctttttaaatttgaatatgaagtcttatatacatataaatagatgatttgaaaacttcacatttacaacaccaagagcatacaacattcattcaaaactttcattctctcttctctaatcattgagtcttaatccttattcattttgagagatatagtttgcgctgtattgttcttatttcactcattgatgaatgttttctgataacctacccaccatcagctcttgtatcagtaaaaatgtgtgtataatccttgtgcgtgtagaaagtgttctacacagggaatagttgaatcaccacgtgtaaggtgattgcaagtgtagagggtgttctacacggatcttttgtagcggtattgttcaaatgtgtaataggtttctatatCCACCTAAAggaagttgaatagtgaatttgaagatccTCAAATggtagtttgaggcgaggacgtaagcGGTGGGgtcgaatctcgttaacatattgagtttgcttctctcttacccttactctttatatttattattgtttcgtattttttttatattttatattatatatttgatttataattattattttttttaaatacaactcaattcaccctccctcttgtgttagtcatctggacaacatattattattttttgaattttatttgaaagtttgagaaagttgtaatgattagatcataaaaaagttaaatatttaaaattaaaaaatatttatatttgaataatatttgaaatggcaactatataaaaaatattgagataagataagatataaTCATCTCACTTCTCAAACAAGTCCTAAATATTtacctaaattatattaaatggcCTTTTCAGAaatatcatcaagttgatcatgaCATCTAGCCCACAAGTCGTGActttatttgtaaaataactaGCACCATGCAATTTGTCAAGTTTATTGTCAACCATAGGACTAATTGGCTAGAAAACGATATAATTCCTTGATATTCCCTCATCTAAATTAAGCCTGTAGTAAATGCAAAATTGCCATAACTCATCCTCCTATTTTAATAATGAAACTAGGAGAAGGTTACGAGAAAACTGTTTATTTATAGCTAGTTATTACTCGcagaatttgttattttttttttattaaaatgagtctattttcttcacaaatagTTATTatcatcacaaatattcatttttcttgtagtgaaagtTCTATCCTTGAAAGGAATGCTATGGTGATATGTACTCCCCCTGCGACGGCGAATGGCAGCGATTAGGCTCTTCCAAAACAAGGGTAGAATATTTAGTTTTATACTCGaccaaaaaaatgaatgatatacaataaattaatcCAATTTGAGTATTGAGAACTCCAAGTCATgttaatacacaaattaaacaAACAACTCCCCCTTAATCGAGAAGAAATGAAATAGCCAACTCCCTTGAATCGAAGACTGAAATATTGATCTTGATCAATAGTTTTAAGAAAGACAAATAtgattttcatcttattatattACATTGTCAGTCATATTGATTCACGTGATACATTAGTCGTAGGAACGTAAATGCTAAGATTTAGAATGAAGACACTACAAAGAAAAAGCCCTGTTCCAACTCTTGAATTCTTTGGAATTCACCCCATAAAACGCAGCATCTGGCCTATACCAAAAATTCTGGGTTCGTTGCACAATGGACGCCTTAGTTTCATTGCAACTGCTGGAATTCAGCAGATGTCGTGAATCGTTGGAAAAACAGATATAAAACCATCATTTTATACTAATAGGAAAAATAGAGGAAGCCGCTGCAACTGCCATGGAGGAGTACCATTTGTAATCGCTGCAGCAAATTTTTTGGATCGATTAGTAACGTCGCAATACTGAAAGGAAGCCGTTGCAATATATCAGGTTTCTCAATGACTGACAAATTTATTTCGCTGTAAGTTCTACTGCACATCGGCAGCCCATCAACCACAAGTTATATTTCGTTCGCCAAACTCTGTCCTTTCTCAACGACTAAGAATAAATGTGTTTTTGGGTTTGTGGGCAAAAATGGGTTTCTGGGTTTGTGGGCGGCATTGAAGGGGAGGCGGTGAAGCTGCGCCGTGGAGGAAGGCAGCTGTGTGGCTTGTACACACGACTTGAGTGAGATCCGTGTGGGAGAGAGTAGATCAACGGGAGAGAGACGGAGAGCTTGGATCGGGGCTCTGGACCTTTCGTAGCTGGAGGTGGAGCACGGGGGTGGCGGTGGAGCTGCGCCGTGGAGAAAGGCAACGCAAGGCTTGTACACATGGCTTGAGTGAGATCCGTCGTTGGGAGAGTAGATCGACGTGGAGAGAGACGGAGAGCTTGGATCGGGGCTCTGGACCTGTCGTAGCTGGAGGTGGAGCATGGGGGTGGCGGTGGAGCTGTGCCATGGAGGAAGGCAGCGATTTGTGGGTTTGTGggtgaagagagagggagattacCTGGGATAGAGAGAAGCTGCGTGAGAGGGGCCAGCGACTGAGGAGGTGGACGGTGACGGTGGGTCGACGACGGCATTCAGTGGAGAGGAGATTGAGCGAGATCGAGAAGCAGAAGATGAGGGAGATCGAGAAGCCGCGTGAAGAAATTTCTGCAGATCGACCAACCAGAAAGTCACGGACTCAcccgggggggggggaggaagaGAAATGGGAGAAAAAAAAGTGGGAAAAAGTGAGTATAAGAAAACGTGCTTTTTACTTCGAAATTTACATAGCTGCAAAAggatttctttttattgtagCGATTGTTTTGTTACAACAAGTAAAAAATGAGCcggaaaaaatattttgaatattgcAACAAACTATAACTGTCGTAAAAAGTGGAAAATTGCTGCAAAAgactaatttcgaattttgatgtAAAAAACTTTACATCAACATATAAATTGCtgcaaataaaagttttttgcAGCAATTTTATTTCCGTCAAACTTTAAATTACTGGAAAAAGGCTTTATTCTTGTAGTGAGAATAGTATAGATattcttttgaaaaacaaaGGCAAACTCTACCACCTTGCACCATTTTTTCTAACTTGTCGTGAACAATAATTGGTTGTGTATGAGCTGAGATTTCAAAATCCTCGATTGATCTAGAACCATTGAAACAGTACCAAATTTGGGCATGAGTACCGTACCTAACTGCCACAAGGCATGCCCGAAATAACATCTACGTACCCAATTCATGGATACAGGCATACAGCAAGCCTCGAAGAGTCATTGGATACAGTCTACAGgcataccaaaaaaaataattgaatccATCATGAATTGAATcaattttaacaaattttttgaATCGATCAGTGAATTGCATCAATCCATTTATTCTAAGCGATTTTAGATAGATTTGAACCGATTCCAGCCAGTTCAAAActatgtttatttttaaattgccTAACAATTAAGTTtacttttttctaatttattgtataaaaatatgataaaactaaacatatactaaccttttttttttttttatcatcgtATTCATTAAAAATTGTAAGAAAATTGAAATACAAAAGATCATGtagttctttattttctttagttggACAAAAGAACTAAGagatgaatgagtattttatattaaatttgtggttgtgcataaaATTCTACATTTGCCATAGGTTTATAACTTAATGATATTTATCTTCTTCatatataaggaaaaaaaatgtcaacaattgaggtccaataCATAAATTACATGTGTATTGAAAtcatttaaattcatctcatatttttattgaaacaagtcaataaatctatattttatatataatcatttataaataatattaaatgcttgaattacattatatataatttttaatactttttatcaatattaaaataattgattcgaaattattataaattgtcAGATTCATTAAATCGGTCAAATTTTTTGAACCTTGAGTAGGCTTCCCATAGTTACATAATTTTCCTTGCAAAACCCAACCAGCTCCCACCATTAGCATGAATTTTAACCACAAATTCGCCACTAATTAGTGCCCGATCGAGCAACTTCTTTTTGaccaaatgaattgaattatgCGTGGAGTGCCCACTGCAGTCCACTAGCTAACACTTCCACAATATTCTACTTTGTAATAATTCTGACCCTCAACTGTCACACACGTGTAGGTTTGGGCGCCAAACACCTGGGTCATAttgaaataatattctaatgatTCCATCCACATGTTGGTAATacttcttataaattaaattaagactTCGTTTGGATCTTAGATGAGTTCATCTcaattgagttttattttaaatctatttcaATATCCAACtacacaatttttaaatttctaaatatcACTCAACTAAAAGTATCTATATGTCATGTGacctgcaattttttttttttaaatcaacatttttttacatttgagacttataatattttttaattttttataaatatatataaactcatcttaatatttaaacacattttaaataaattccataaaatttattctactattctaactcattactattcacaaaaaatttcaactcaactcactcACCGTTCAAACAGGGGCGTAAGAGTAAAGATTCAAACTCATCATGTCGTATTAAACTATCATGATCTATTCTACCATTCCCACGGAACCGATTTGAGGAGAAGTATTCGCCCATTTTTTAACATTTGTTTCGGCCACCAACTCCCGGTTCACCTACTACGTACGCCAAGTGCCTCCTGCCTTTTTGAACACTTGCAAGCGGACATTTCATCCAACGCCATTTAAGTCCATTCTCACCAACTCCCCGTAGAAGCGCGCGGTCACTTTCCCCACCTAACGTTTCCCAATGCCGTCATAAACTGTTAGATCCATTCCATGCTGGCTGGCTGTCTATCTGCATATAAATAACACCTATCCTCACCTCTAATCCTCAGCGTCTAAACCCAACATTACTGATCTGGTATCTTTCGTTCTAGATTATCCTCAATTTATACGCAGCCCAATGGATCTCCTCCTGTTGGAGAAGACCCTGTTATCCTTGTTCCTAACCGCGGTTGTGGCTATCACCATATCTAAACTTCGCGGCAAGAGGTTTAAGCTGCCTCCCGGACCGATTCCGGTGCCTGTGTTCGGCAACTGGCTCCAAGTCGGTGATGACTTGAACCACCGCAACCTCACCGACCTGGCCAAGAAATTCGGGGACATTTTCTTGCTCCGAATGGGCCAGCGTAACCTCGTGGTGGTGTCGTCGCCCGAGCTGGCCAAAGAGGTGTTGCATACGCAGGGGGTGGAGTTCGGGTCCAGGACCCGAAATGTTGTCTTCGATATCTTCACGGGGAAGGGACAGGACATGGTGTTCACGGTTTACGGCGAGCATTGGAGGAAGATGCGTCGGATCATGACCGTGCCTTTCTTCACCAACAAGGTAGTCCAGCAGCACAGGTCCGGTTGGGAAGAAGAGGCGGCATGCGTGGTGGAGGACGTGAAGAATAACCCAGAAGCGTCGAAGACTGGGATCGTCATAAGGAGGCGGTTGCAGCTGATGATGTACAACAACATGTACAGAATCATGTTCCATAGGAGGTTCGAGAGCTTGGATGATCCTTTGTTCTTGAAGCTCAGGACCCTGAACGGAGAAAGGAGTAGATTAGCTCAGAGCTTTGAATACAACTATGGCGACTTCATTCCCATTTTGAGACCCTTCTTGAGAGGCTACCTCAAGATCTGCAAGGAAGTCAAAGACACTAGGTTGAAGCTCTTCAAGGACTATTTCATCGACGACGGGAAGTAAGTTTTAACTCATTCCACTGAATTAATGGCATGAGATCAATGGAAGATTAAGAAATAAGATCAGCAGAACTAACAAACTGAATGAAAtgctaaatttatttataatttttcgtTTTGACTGTTTGCAGGAATTTTGGGAGCACGAAGGCCACGGACAACGAAGGCTTGAAAAGTGCCATGGACCATATTCTGGACGCTCAGAAGAAAGGAGAGATCAACGAAGACAACGTACTTTACATTGTTGAGAACATTAACGTTGCCGGTAAGTTTCACGAGCTTCCTCTGTCACTAGCTCCTTTGTATAATTGCAactcataatttaatatatgccAAGCGACTAATGGACAATTAACAGAaatatcatgaaaaattttatagcCACCACAGCACGGAATTacataagataattttataaattaatatgatttaacatgattatattataaaattatttttattataacatacatttaacaaataaaatgaagtgacttcaatttataaaattcctTTTTGTATACTTTTTCGTGGAGGTAGTCGTTACATCACCGTCCTAGTGGTAGACTGGTAGTACAAAGTGACAATTTTTCTGCGACAGTAGTTGTGTTTGgttacaaaaaatttttattttaaatataaaatttttattttatcattataattttcttaaatttctatataaaatataataaataatttaatttttttttaatttttttaaattttaatataataataattaatcttaaaacttaaaattcttcAAAACAGAATTGTCAGCTGTGTGGTAATAGGTGGGATCGATTGACATATTCGACTAATTGGTTGAACCCCACCTACAATCCATCCCAGCTTGTTGGTGGGACATCATGTTCATAAgtctttattattaaataaaatattattttttaatattattattataaaatttgataaaattaaattgtttattattttttatataaaattttaaaaaaattataataatgagatgagataaaatatttcttatatcTAAACAGGGTCTGAATGTTCTAGAAagttgtttatttaaaaaaaataggtcTTTTCCatggataatattatatattttgatcttctttaaaaagaaaaataaattaataatatttgattgaaTATTTTGATACTTTTGTGAGTTTCCTTTTGCTTGTACTAGTGTTATAATCTAGTTAGTGGTTAACATATAAAATCTTTGTGTCGTGGACTATGCAGCAATTGAAACAACATTATGGTCAATTGAATGGGGGCTAGCGGAACTTGTGAACCATCCTGAAGTCCAAAAGAAAGTCCAACATGAACTTGATACGGTGCTTGGACCCGGGGTGCAAGTCACTGAGCCCGACCTCCAAAAGCTCCCATACCTTCAAGCTGTGGTCAAAGAGGTTCTGAGGCTCCGAATGGCAATTCCTCTGCTCGTTCCGCACATGAACCTCAATGAGGCAAAGCTTGGTGGTTATGATATCCCTGCTGAGAGCAAAGTCCTAGTGAATGCATGGTGGCTTGCCAACAATCCAGCCCACTGGAAAAACCCAGAAGAGTTTCGACCCGAGAGGTTCTTGGAAGAGGAGTCCAAGGTTGAGGCCAATGGCAATGACTTCCGATTCCTTCCCTTTGGCGTTGGAAGAAGGAGCTGCCCTGGAATTATTCTTGCATTGCCAATTCTTGGAATCACTTTGGGTCGTTTAGCACAGAATTTTGAGCTCTGTCCTCCTCCAGGACAGTCCAAGATCGATACCTCCGAGAAGGGTGGGCAATTCAGTTTGCACATTTTAAAGCACTCCACCATTGTCCTAAAGGAAAGATCGTTTTAAGTATGTATTGTAGATTTCTCTGTGTTTTTTCTTTCCTATAATTGATGATGCAATAGTCTCCAAAGAAGGACAAGGTTTTGAATGTTGAATTAAGTTGAAAATTGTCTTGCAAACGTTGTGTGTGGGACGTGGGATTTTATATATGTGAATTAAATCATCTGCAATTAATAAATTTGTTTATCTTTCATTACGAGTGTTGTATGtttctattttctcttttattcttcatttcttttctttagatGTTGGAAGCCAAATCTGTTATCTATTCTATTGCCTACTGCCGCCATCACCACACTGCAGAAGTCTCCAATAGCTGCCTGTCTCCTCATGATCTTAGCTTAGCACCTCATTTGAGATGCCAGTGGAGTTCAAATTGCTTGAGTTTTGAGTTGCAAGTGAAGCAGTTTTTAGATGCAGAAGTGATCATCGGATTAGGGAGAATGTACCCTTTCGAAACAGAAAACCAAAGGCTCTTGCACATTAATTGATTATTCCTCTttttatgagaattttgagttttcttcaATAAAAATGACTTCCCATTTGAAAACAGAATCCaaacatttgaagaaaataataaaacactgtaaatcttctatatataaaaagtgtgtatgaaacgaaaaatcttgttttaacagtttttcttgtttttccgttaaagttaacacagtttgttttaacggtttggcacataaaatgaagacataaatgttgagagagatagtgttgttatatgatttattaatctcaataattataatacttaatagtttatataataataagtaattaaagattagttattatatttttctctttctccttaacatatacacgtgtattaggtgcataagacgtgaatccctaaatataatatacgtatattatacgtttcattaactcagattattgagtattttaaatttaaaaatctcatataatatataatacaaatgtgtttaatcaaagtgttttt includes:
- the LOC122292276 gene encoding trans-cinnamate 4-monooxygenase-like, producing the protein MDLLLLEKTLLSLFLTAVVAITISKLRGKRFKLPPGPIPVPVFGNWLQVGDDLNHRNLTDLAKKFGDIFLLRMGQRNLVVVSSPELAKEVLHTQGVEFGSRTRNVVFDIFTGKGQDMVFTVYGEHWRKMRRIMTVPFFTNKVVQQHRSGWEEEAACVVEDVKNNPEASKTGIVIRRRLQLMMYNNMYRIMFHRRFESLDDPLFLKLRTLNGERSRLAQSFEYNYGDFIPILRPFLRGYLKICKEVKDTRLKLFKDYFIDDGKNFGSTKATDNEGLKSAMDHILDAQKKGEINEDNVLYIVENINVAAIETTLWSIEWGLAELVNHPEVQKKVQHELDTVLGPGVQVTEPDLQKLPYLQAVVKEVLRLRMAIPLLVPHMNLNEAKLGGYDIPAESKVLVNAWWLANNPAHWKNPEEFRPERFLEEESKVEANGNDFRFLPFGVGRRSCPGIILALPILGITLGRLAQNFELCPPPGQSKIDTSEKGGQFSLHILKHSTIVLKERSF